The Mucilaginibacter gracilis genomic interval AAGCTAAAGGCATCCAGGTCAAGCCCGTTGTAAACCGTAGCCAGATAGCGAAGATCGGCACTGCGGTCGGCATTGCTGATGGATACATAGTGCGAATTATGGTTATACTTTTTATAAACCGGAATTATCCGCGGCGACGAAAACCCATGAATGGTGGTTATCATGGGTGTTTTAATAAGCTTTGAATAGGTGAGGGGCAAAAAATCAAAATTATTGTGGATGATATCAAACTCACCGGCGCGCTCCATTACGTTGCTGATGTGCAGGCATTCCAGCACTTTGGCATCCTGGGTATTATCTTCGGCATAACCAGTTTCGCAAACAGAAGCCAGCTTACCCTGGGTGATAGAATCGCCGGTGGCAAATAAGGTAACCTGGCCGCCTAAGTTAATTATGCCTTCGGCAATGTTTGATGCTATTTGTTCCCACGGGCCATAATGCCTGGGCGGGGTTCGCCATGCTACGGGTGCAAGTACAGCTATTTTCATAAAATTATACAGGTTTAAGTTATGCCCGCTTGCTGCGGAAATGGCCTTTGGTTGGCGTAAGGTAGTGATATGTTGATAAAAAGCAGCATATCACCATTTAATAATCAATACCTCTCCGAACCGATTTTTTAATGTTATTGATTAGCACAACTGAATAGTTTGCCCATATTTATGATACTCATACTCTAACTCAAAGGCTTTTAATACCGTTAGGTGACTAATTAAATAAGCCAGTGTACTTTCGGCACCCTGGTTACGGTTTATGCCTGTTGGCAAAATACCATCGCAGCAGCCCTTGGTTTCATGGTCGTACAAGGGGGCGCGAAGCGTGTTTTCTCCTAAAAACCACATATAGCAGGCAAACATCTTTTCAATGTATTCGGGTTTGTGCCATATTTGGTATGCCTGGAAGTTCATGAGCACCATAGCCATGGTTTCTATAGCTTGCTGGTCGTAAAGCGGAAACTCGCCGCCTTTGTGATACCAGCCCTCGTTGCCAACAGGGGTAAGGTAACCGTTACTCAAGGTAAGTTTATCTAAAAACGCCATCGATTCCAGGGCTACTTCTCTAACCTTGCTGTCGCCTGTAATTTCGCAGGCATGCATTAAAGCCAAGGGTAATATGGCATTATCATAGGTCATTTTTTCTTCAAACCAGTGCCATTCTTCGTCGTGATGTGCCGCGTACGAATCCATCAATGGCGTGGTTAGCCTGTTCATCTCGTTAAGCATGCCTTCATCTGCCGGAAATACTTTTAGGTATAGTGCCACGCCAATAATGGTATTAGCCAGGCCACGCAAATGATACAAATTTTTAAACTGTTGCACCGCCTTGTGAAATATCTCAACAGCAAACTCACGGTAAGAGTTATTAGTGGCACAATTAATTAAATACCCTAACGACCATATGGTACGGCCAAAAGAATCTTCGGAACCTATATCATCAAGATACTGCCTGCTAAAACTTAAAAAATTGCGAAAGTTACCATCCTCTGTTTGCATGTAATGGATGTAACTGAGGTAAATAGGCAGTAATTTTAAGGCTTCGGGGCTTTTGTTGCGCTGGTAGGCCATTAGCGCCATAATAAGGGCGCGGGCATTATCATCCAAACAATAACCTTCTTTTAAATTAGGAATGCCAAATTTAGCATGTTGCACTATGCCGGTATCGTCGGTTAACCTCAGCACGTGGTCGAGGCTAAAGCGTGGCATAATTTCGGGGTCAACAATAGTACTTGCCAAGTTTTTCTCTGTATTATCATGCCTTGCCAAAGCTTGCTGAGATACCTTAATGTATTCGGCTCCAATTTTAGGGTAGCGCAAATGCAAACCGTAATTGTAGGCGTTACGCTTCAACTGAGTAAGCGATTCGCTGTTGCCTAATAAATCGTTAACAATGGCGGCTAATTGCTCGTCATCCTTAAAATCAAATATCCGGCCCCTGTCGTCGGCCAAAAGCTCGGTAGCATGCCAATAAGGTGTTGATACCACGGCTGCACCCGCGCCTATTGCGTATGACAAGGTGCCACTGGTAATTTGTGCTTCGTTTAAATAAGGAGTAATGTAAATATCAACAGCAGTTAAGTACTGAAACAACTCTTCTTCGGATACAAATTTATTGATGAAGGTTATGTTTTTACTTACTCCTAATTGGTTTGCAAGCCGTTTTAAACTATCCCTATATTCCTCGCCGTTATTTTTTAAAACTCCGGGATGAGTGTTACCTAAAATAACATACATAACATCGGGGTTTTGCTTAACTATAGCCGGGAGCGCCCTAATTACAGTTTCGAGGCCCTTATTGCGGCTTATTAACCCAAAGGTGAATAGCACCCTGTGGTTTTTAAAGGCAGGTAGTTTTTTAAGCTCGTTTTTTTCGTCGGCTTCCAGGTCGGGTACGCCATGTTCAATTATTTGTAGCTTTTCGGCTGGTATCTCGTAAATATCAATTAAAAACTCAATGGCGCGCTTACTCATTACAATTACCTTGGCCGATTGATCGGCAATTTCGCGCATAATTATTTTTTGCACAAAGCTGGGTTCGCGCAGTACGGTATGCAGCACGGTTATGAGCGGTTTTTGGAGCCTGTTGATGAGCGGTAGTATGTAAATGCCGCTTTCGCCGCCATAAATACCAAATTCGTGCTCCATTATGCAAACATCGGCGTTACTGGTGTTAAGGTAATTGGCGGCCCGTATGTAATCTTTTTGGTGGTCTTGCCTGATGATAAATTTAACCTCTTCCGGATATTCGTATTCTTTTAAAGTTTCAGAATCATTAATGGCTACAACAAAACCGCTTTGTGTAAGCGCATCTTTACCTGTGAAATTGGAGTTAACAGCTCCTACCAAATTTTGATTGAATGTTGCTATACCGCATTCACGCGGCGGATACGTTGATATATAAGCAATGCGCATACAAAGTATATGTGTTTTAGATAGTGTGATGGAATAACAGCAATTAAGTAGCTTTGTTTGGCAGCAATGCCCATGGCGGGGCAATTTATGGAACACACCAATCAATTTGCTGTGCCCATTGTATTAATTGGACGGCACCTAAAAGCCCAATTGATGCCAAGGATAGGATAATGATAGGAAGCGAGCTGATGCAATGATTGCTTGCATCAAAACATTAGGCCTACGCCGGGGAAACCGGCTAAAAGGATTAATTGAATAGCTTTTTTAGCAGATAAATAAACCACCTGAGTAGATAGCCAATTAAAACCAGCGCCAAAATAACTACCAAAATTGTTGCCCAATCAACACTTAAAAATAGCAGGGTATGCCATAGGGGGGTATTTTGATTATAGATATTTTGCGCCATTGTAACTTTTTTATCACGAATAATAATCCAAGGCCTCTAAAATAACATTGCAGGCCATTGTTAACTCATCATGGGTAATAATTAAAGGGGGGGCCAGGCGCATAGAATTGGTACAGTGTAAAAACCAGTCGGTAATTACACCGTTTTCGATGCAGCGGTCTATCACTTTTTTGTTAAACTCAAAGTTTTTAAGCTCAATGGCCATAATGAGGCCCTTCCCACGTACCTCGCGTATAGCAGGGTGTACCAAAAGGGCACGCATCAGGGCTTCTTTTTGTTTAACCTGCTCAATTAAATTTTCGCTAAACAAAACCTCCAATCCGGCTAAACCGGCGGCACAACAAACCGGGTGCCCACCAAAAGTGGTAATATGCCCCAAAATAGGGTTTTCGCGCAGCGAATCCATTATTTGAGCCGACGATACAAACGCACCTATAGGCATACCGCCGCCTAAAGCTTTAGCCAATACCAAAATATCGGGCACAATACCAAAATGCTCAAAGGCAAACATTTTACCTGTGCGGCCCATGGCAACCTGTATCTCGTCTAAAATAAGCAGGGTACCTGTATGGGTGCATCTTTGCCTTAGTGCTTGCATATAAGCCACATCGGGCACGCGTATGCCTGCTTCGCCTTGTATGGTTTCAATTAACACGCAGGCAGTTTCGGTAGTTATTTGCTCCAGGTGTGCCGCATCATTAAAATCAATAAATTGAATGCCGGGGAGCAGGGGGCGGTAAGCCTGCTTATACACTTCGTTACCCATAACGCTTAAAGCGCCATGTGTGCTGCCGTGGTACGAATTTTTGCAGGCAATAATATTACTGCGCCCCGTATATCGTTTGGCCAGTTTTAGGGCGCCCTCAATAGCTTCTGAGCCGGAGTTAACAAAGTAAGTACACTGAAGTTGCAGGGGTAGTAAGGAAGCCAGTTTTTCGGCAAATTTAACCTGCGGGGCCTGTATATATTCGCCATATACCATGAGGTGCATGTATTTTTCGGCCTGTTGAGTGATGGCCTCAATTACCCTTGGATGCGAGTGCCCGATGTTGCTTACGCCGATGCCCGATATTAAATCAAGATAAGGCTTCCCTTGCTTATCATATATATAAACGCCCCTGGCGCTTTCAAACTCAAGTAAAAGCGGGAAATGTGTAGTTTGCGCGTTATGGTTTAAAAAAAGCTGCCTCAGGGTTGTCATACCGCAAAAATAACAAAGGCTCCGCATTACCGGAGCCTTTGTTATTTTAAATTATAGTTTTTAGTTTCCTGCCTCGTTTTTTCGTTCTCTAAATTGTTTCAGTATCTCGTCCTGAAAGTCTTTTTCGCTTTTGTAAATCAGGCTTACTTTTTCTGGAGGCAATATTTTCATAAACTCGTTAGCATAACGCCGTTTTATGTTGGTTTTTTTATCTTCTAATAATAATTCGTTTAAAACCTGGTCTTTGCCATTAGTTTGCGATGGCGAGTTATTAAGGCGTATCTGCTTTTGCACGGCAAACATTTCTTCCTGATACTCATTGTATAATGGCCAAAACTTGCTGGATTGTTCGGGTGTTAAATCGAGCTTTTTGGTAATATATGCAGTTTTAATCAATTTTACCCTGTTAAGCGCATTGGGTACATTATTGCCTCGGTTTGGCTTATCGGCCCGGTTTTCTTTTGGTACTTCCCTGCGTTGTTGTTGCAGCCGGTGATCTTCGCGTGGTGGCGTATCTCCCGCCTGACCGTAAACCGCCAAACTAACAAAAAATGAAAATATAACAGTTAGGTAACGCATTAGTGTGTGTTAATTATACCAATATTTAATTTAATACGTCCGTGGTGCTATCATCAGCATCGGCAGTTGAAATAGCAGTTAAACTATTAGGATCTGCATTTTCCATAATGGTAGAAGCATCGCCGTTGAGTTCCAAATAATTTTCCATATCCGACTTTGAAATTTTGGATAACGCTTTATGCAAGTCCGACCGGTTATGTATCGCTGTATCATTAAACTCGCTGGTTAAAACAGCGGCTCCTACAATCAACGAAAAGCACGCCGCCGAAGCATACTTAAACGCGGTTGTGGTCCAAAGCTTACGTACTATAGCAGTGCCTGTTGGTGCCGGTGCCGATACATTGATGGTGTTTTGTATTATACGGGCCTCTAAGCCTTCAAAATATGCCTCCGGAACTATAAAACCTTTTTCGTTATCTGCAAATTGTTCAACGGCTAAACGGCTTTCAATATTGCCCGTAAGTTGCTCAAAATAACCTTCCGGAATGTTAAAACCAGCTTCGGAATTTAAAAGTTCGTCAACAGCTATGCGGCTTTCTATATCACCGGTAAGCTGGTCAAAATAGTTTTCCGGAACGGTAAAGCCAGGGCTTTTATTTAATAATTCATCAACCGCAATGCGGCTCTCAATATTGCCTGTAAGCTGCTCAAAATAACCTTCCGGAATGGTAAAACCTTTGCCGTTATTTAAAACCTCATCAATGCCTATCCGGCTATTAATGTTTTGTGTTAATTCATCAAAATAATTTGCGGGCAAAACAAAGCCATCCTGCGGATAGGCTTGTTTTAACTGTGCTAATTTAATTTCATCCATTATACGCCCCTCCATTTCCTCAAAATAGTTAGCCGGTACCTTAAAAGCATTAACAGCACTAAGCTGTTTTAGCATAGGGTACTCATTTAACCATTCCATATTTTCTCTCTCTTCACTCATTACCAGGGTATAGATGTTTTTTTTGGCAAAAGGTTTAATCTAAATTAGTCTTCTGCTAATAAAAATGCTTCAATTTTTTTCACTGCCAAATGAAACGACGATTTGAGTGCGCCAACGCTTGTTCCCAGCACTTCCGACATTTCTTCATACTTCATTTCGTCATAATATTTCATATTAAAAACGAGTTTTTGTTTTTCGGGAAGCGTTAATAATGCCTTTTGTAATTTAAGCTGTGCCTTGTCGCCATCAAAGTAACTCGAATCGGCTAACGATTCGGCAAGTTCGTGCGATACATCATCAAGCGGAATGTTATTTTTTAACTTTTTACGGTTTAAAAAAGTAATACAT includes:
- a CDS encoding RNA polymerase sigma factor, yielding MSNQVDDAVILEKFQDERTRNEAFNLLLKKYQQKIYWHIRRMVVNHDDADDLVQDVFIKVWKSLLGFRSDAQLYTWMYRIATNECITFLNRKKLKNNIPLDDVSHELAESLADSSYFDGDKAQLKLQKALLTLPEKQKLVFNMKYYDEMKYEEMSEVLGTSVGALKSSFHLAVKKIEAFLLAED
- a CDS encoding aspartate aminotransferase family protein; this encodes MTTLRQLFLNHNAQTTHFPLLLEFESARGVYIYDKQGKPYLDLISGIGVSNIGHSHPRVIEAITQQAEKYMHLMVYGEYIQAPQVKFAEKLASLLPLQLQCTYFVNSGSEAIEGALKLAKRYTGRSNIIACKNSYHGSTHGALSVMGNEVYKQAYRPLLPGIQFIDFNDAAHLEQITTETACVLIETIQGEAGIRVPDVAYMQALRQRCTHTGTLLILDEIQVAMGRTGKMFAFEHFGIVPDILVLAKALGGGMPIGAFVSSAQIMDSLRENPILGHITTFGGHPVCCAAGLAGLEVLFSENLIEQVKQKEALMRALLVHPAIREVRGKGLIMAIELKNFEFNKKVIDRCIENGVITDWFLHCTNSMRLAPPLIITHDELTMACNVILEALDYYS
- a CDS encoding glycosyltransferase family 4 protein, which encodes MRIAYISTYPPRECGIATFNQNLVGAVNSNFTGKDALTQSGFVVAINDSETLKEYEYPEEVKFIIRQDHQKDYIRAANYLNTSNADVCIMEHEFGIYGGESGIYILPLINRLQKPLITVLHTVLREPSFVQKIIMREIADQSAKVIVMSKRAIEFLIDIYEIPAEKLQIIEHGVPDLEADEKNELKKLPAFKNHRVLFTFGLISRNKGLETVIRALPAIVKQNPDVMYVILGNTHPGVLKNNGEEYRDSLKRLANQLGVSKNITFINKFVSEEELFQYLTAVDIYITPYLNEAQITSGTLSYAIGAGAAVVSTPYWHATELLADDRGRIFDFKDDEQLAAIVNDLLGNSESLTQLKRNAYNYGLHLRYPKIGAEYIKVSQQALARHDNTEKNLASTIVDPEIMPRFSLDHVLRLTDDTGIVQHAKFGIPNLKEGYCLDDNARALIMALMAYQRNKSPEALKLLPIYLSYIHYMQTEDGNFRNFLSFSRQYLDDIGSEDSFGRTIWSLGYLINCATNNSYREFAVEIFHKAVQQFKNLYHLRGLANTIIGVALYLKVFPADEGMLNEMNRLTTPLMDSYAAHHDEEWHWFEEKMTYDNAILPLALMHACEITGDSKVREVALESMAFLDKLTLSNGYLTPVGNEGWYHKGGEFPLYDQQAIETMAMVLMNFQAYQIWHKPEYIEKMFACYMWFLGENTLRAPLYDHETKGCCDGILPTGINRNQGAESTLAYLISHLTVLKAFELEYEYHKYGQTIQLC